A window of the Glaciimonas sp. CA11.2 genome harbors these coding sequences:
- a CDS encoding Zn-ribbon domain-containing OB-fold protein — MNATSTPASTPSAPAPQRDALNAPYWDSLARGTLSFQRCGCCGKAWLPARSECPGCLATDWRWEPASGSARLISWVVYHVAYHPAFENRLPYNVAVVELDEGPRLISNVVGIEDAENLKIDQPLRLVIEEENGIAVARFTPA, encoded by the coding sequence ATGAATGCAACGTCAACGCCAGCTTCAACGCCATCCGCACCTGCGCCGCAGCGCGACGCCCTCAACGCACCGTATTGGGACAGTCTTGCGCGTGGCACTCTGTCGTTCCAGCGTTGCGGTTGTTGTGGAAAAGCATGGTTGCCAGCCCGCAGCGAATGTCCCGGTTGTCTGGCTACTGACTGGCGCTGGGAGCCAGCATCCGGCTCCGCCAGACTAATCAGTTGGGTCGTGTACCACGTGGCATATCACCCGGCATTCGAAAACCGCCTTCCTTATAACGTCGCCGTGGTCGAGCTGGACGAAGGTCCACGACTGATCAGCAATGTCGTCGGGATCGAAGATGCTGAAAATTTAAAAATTGATCAGCCGTTACGGCTAGTTATTGAAGAGGAAAACGGGATCGCGGTGGCCCGTTTTACACCGGCCTGA
- a CDS encoding ABC transporter substrate-binding protein, with amino-acid sequence MKALKKTLARVAGIGLLAGTWMLSNAVFAAEPIKIGAINPFSGGLALYGTEMTRGFDLAVDQINAAGGLLGRKVVLIRGDAANPQQGIATVEQLAVKEKVDLFVGTYTSAVSNASSDAAMRYNKLYWETNALVDSLTERGLPNFIRTGPNGSNFAAGTVDTVRDVIAPVLKKDMKDITVWIEHEDSIFGTSVANEQKRLLEGLGVKVVGMGAHSARAIDMTDMVLRAKQAHPDVVIETGYVPDGSLLLRTIRDQGFKPPALVLVGTGNEPETLAAVGAPTLEGMLVVAYPLTNVAESYAHGAAAYLEAYRTKYKVEPSLPQSINAYVGMQMLFDAIKIAGSTDVEKVRAAAATMDKPLGSYATGYGVKFDKNFQNIRALITTVQWQGGKPVTVFPKKAIAPGDALKTLARN; translated from the coding sequence ATGAAGGCATTGAAGAAGACATTAGCACGCGTCGCCGGGATTGGCCTTTTGGCCGGTACATGGATGTTATCCAATGCAGTTTTTGCTGCAGAACCGATCAAGATCGGGGCGATTAATCCTTTCAGTGGCGGGTTGGCGTTGTACGGTACCGAAATGACCCGCGGCTTTGATCTGGCGGTGGATCAGATTAATGCGGCTGGGGGCTTATTAGGCCGCAAGGTCGTATTGATTCGCGGTGACGCTGCCAATCCACAGCAGGGTATCGCAACCGTCGAACAACTTGCCGTTAAGGAAAAGGTTGATCTTTTTGTCGGGACTTATACCAGTGCTGTTTCCAATGCATCCAGCGATGCAGCGATGCGCTATAACAAACTGTATTGGGAGACGAACGCCTTGGTTGATAGCCTGACCGAACGCGGCTTGCCAAACTTTATCCGCACCGGCCCAAACGGCAGCAACTTTGCGGCAGGCACGGTCGATACTGTGCGCGACGTAATTGCGCCAGTGCTTAAAAAAGACATGAAGGACATCACCGTCTGGATCGAGCATGAGGATTCGATTTTTGGCACTTCAGTTGCCAACGAACAAAAGCGATTGCTGGAAGGTCTGGGCGTAAAAGTAGTTGGTATGGGCGCACATTCTGCACGTGCCATCGATATGACAGACATGGTGCTGAGGGCTAAGCAAGCGCATCCCGACGTGGTGATTGAGACGGGGTATGTACCCGACGGCAGTCTGTTATTGCGCACCATACGTGATCAAGGTTTCAAACCACCGGCGCTGGTCCTTGTTGGAACCGGCAATGAACCAGAAACCCTCGCAGCGGTGGGCGCACCTACACTCGAAGGCATGCTGGTAGTCGCCTATCCCCTGACCAATGTGGCTGAGAGTTATGCCCACGGCGCAGCGGCCTATCTTGAGGCTTATCGCACCAAATACAAGGTAGAGCCAAGTTTGCCGCAATCGATCAACGCTTATGTTGGTATGCAGATGCTGTTCGATGCAATCAAGATAGCTGGAAGCACCGATGTTGAAAAGGTGCGTGCTGCCGCAGCCACGATGGACAAACCGCTCGGTAGCTATGCAACAGGTTACGGCGTCAAGTTCGACAAGAATTTCCAGAACATCCGGGCACTCATCACCACGGTGCAATGGCAAGGTGGCAAGCCAGTAACGGTGTTTCCGAAAAAAGCGATCGCTCCTGGCGATGCGTTAAAAACGCTGGCACGTAATTAA
- a CDS encoding acyclic terpene utilization AtuA family protein, with product MKNQNTVVCSIGAGAGFAGDRIDPAVALAASGKVDTVVLECLAERTLVPALKARADNPRAGADPRLRRRLTPLLPVAVANKCRIVSNLGAANPRAAGDAIARLAAELGCRGVRVAAVHGDDVLHLQNNIAWVRPVEGKLLGAHVYLGSGALAEALDNGADVVVSGRVADSALFAAAALRHLNPGPAALAGAIAVGHLLECGGQLTGGNYDPIGQKLLSAADYAKLGYPLAHIYADGSADITILDNAPGILDAETCTLQLFYEVHDPARYATPDLIIDFTGIRFEQIGKNRVHMSGARSLGPPPTLKVAGFLELPGYIADAEIGFAGTGAMMRAQRAAETLRLRLSDWKDADIAIDLVGVNSVLRAGSLATLSDPAELRVHVSARCADLEIAQIIEDEIYALTLSGPAGGCSVRSERRPRIEVLDGFIAHDLVRPEIEWSQS from the coding sequence ATGAAAAATCAAAACACAGTGGTGTGCAGTATCGGCGCAGGCGCTGGTTTCGCTGGTGATCGCATCGATCCGGCGGTGGCGTTAGCCGCTTCTGGCAAAGTCGACACCGTGGTGCTGGAGTGTCTGGCGGAGCGCACGTTAGTACCGGCTCTCAAGGCACGTGCTGATAATCCGCGCGCAGGTGCTGATCCGCGCCTGCGCCGCCGCTTGACCCCGCTGTTGCCTGTTGCCGTGGCCAACAAGTGCCGTATCGTATCGAATCTGGGTGCCGCCAACCCACGCGCAGCGGGTGATGCCATTGCCAGACTGGCGGCTGAACTGGGTTGTCGCGGGGTGCGCGTAGCAGCCGTTCACGGTGATGACGTGCTCCATCTGCAAAATAACATTGCATGGGTCAGGCCGGTAGAGGGCAAGTTACTTGGCGCACACGTTTATCTCGGCAGCGGTGCACTGGCCGAAGCGCTAGATAATGGTGCTGATGTCGTGGTGAGTGGACGGGTGGCAGATTCTGCTCTATTTGCAGCAGCAGCTTTGCGGCATTTGAATCCGGGACCTGCGGCACTTGCCGGTGCGATTGCTGTTGGTCATTTGCTGGAATGTGGTGGTCAACTGACTGGTGGTAACTACGATCCGATCGGCCAAAAACTGCTCTCCGCAGCGGATTACGCAAAGCTTGGCTATCCGCTTGCGCATATATACGCCGACGGCAGCGCCGACATCACAATTCTGGACAATGCGCCGGGCATACTTGATGCGGAAACCTGCACGCTACAATTATTTTACGAAGTCCATGATCCGGCACGTTACGCCACGCCCGACCTGATCATCGATTTCACCGGTATTCGTTTTGAGCAGATAGGCAAAAATCGCGTACACATGTCCGGTGCTCGCTCACTGGGACCGCCGCCCACCTTGAAGGTCGCCGGTTTTCTAGAGTTGCCCGGTTACATTGCGGATGCTGAAATTGGATTTGCAGGGACCGGTGCGATGATGCGCGCGCAACGTGCTGCGGAAACCTTACGACTACGCTTATCGGATTGGAAGGATGCAGATATTGCGATTGATTTGGTCGGTGTCAACTCAGTGTTGCGGGCGGGGTCACTTGCGACATTATCGGATCCGGCCGAATTGCGGGTGCATGTCTCCGCACGTTGTGCCGATCTGGAAATCGCGCAAATCATCGAAGATGAAATCTACGCGTTAACATTATCTGGTCCTGCCGGAGGATGTAGCGTACGTAGCGAGCGCCGCCCGCGCATTGAAGTGTTGGATGGTTTTATCGCTCACGATCTGGTGCGACCAGAAATTGAATGGAGTCAATCATGA
- a CDS encoding crotonase/enoyl-CoA hydratase family protein, whose product MQYSTIAYRVENAILTLTLNRPDRLNAFTVTMADELIHALDRASEDDAVRAIVVTGAGRAFCAGMDLDASVDVGNDDADSNKNNVFGLNEALHPTLQSLEENFDDPLVVNGVRDTGGRVVLAIFDCKKPIIAAINGAAVGVGATLTLAMDIRIASDKARFAFPFGKLGIVPDACSSWFLPRIVGLAKALEWTYTAEMIDAQEALNCGLIKAVVPQEKLLEEAYVIAQKISTDRSPVSVALIRQMMYRNSAEPHPMQAHKIESLGIFYTSQADGKEGVAAFREKRPPHFKAASSEMPSFYPWWK is encoded by the coding sequence ATGCAATACAGCACTATCGCTTATCGGGTGGAAAATGCGATCCTGACGCTCACTCTGAATCGCCCGGATCGCCTCAATGCGTTCACGGTAACGATGGCGGACGAACTGATCCATGCGCTTGATCGGGCCAGTGAAGATGATGCTGTGCGGGCAATTGTAGTCACAGGAGCGGGGCGTGCATTTTGTGCCGGTATGGATTTGGATGCATCCGTTGATGTTGGTAATGACGATGCTGATAGCAATAAAAATAACGTTTTCGGCCTCAACGAAGCGCTGCATCCAACCTTGCAAAGTCTGGAGGAGAACTTCGATGATCCTCTCGTAGTGAATGGTGTGCGTGATACCGGCGGCCGTGTGGTGTTGGCAATCTTTGACTGCAAAAAGCCGATAATTGCAGCTATTAATGGTGCGGCAGTCGGAGTTGGTGCAACGTTGACACTAGCCATGGATATACGCATCGCCTCAGATAAAGCACGTTTTGCCTTTCCATTTGGCAAGCTCGGGATTGTACCCGATGCCTGTTCAAGCTGGTTTCTCCCGCGGATTGTCGGTTTGGCCAAAGCGCTTGAGTGGACCTACACTGCGGAGATGATCGACGCGCAGGAAGCGCTGAACTGTGGATTGATAAAAGCCGTCGTGCCGCAGGAAAAATTGCTGGAAGAGGCATACGTTATTGCACAAAAAATCAGCACCGATCGTTCGCCGGTCTCGGTCGCACTGATACGGCAAATGATGTATCGCAATTCAGCAGAACCGCATCCGATGCAAGCGCACAAGATCGAGTCGCTGGGTATTTTCTATACTAGTCAAGCGGATGGTAAGGAAGGTGTCGCTGCCTTCCGTGAAAAGCGACCTCCTCATTTCAAGGCGGCATCCTCCGAGATGCCGTCATTCTATCCCTGGTGGAAATAA
- a CDS encoding ABC transporter substrate-binding protein has protein sequence MKAFKRVAGVALLAGTSVFGQMAFAADPIKIGAINPYSGPQALYGTEVTRGYELAVDEANAAGGVFGRKIVLVRGDAANPQQGIASVEQLANKEKVDMFVGTYTSAVSNAASDAAMRYNKLYWETNALVDSLTERGLPNFIRSGAYGSTFANGAADTVRDLIAPRLKKDVKDVTVWIEHEDSIYGSSVAKEQKRLLEAMGAKIVGVGVHASTSIDLNDTVLRAKQARPDVFIETGYVPDANLLLRTARDQGFKPPAMVFVGTGDTPETLASVGAASLEGVLVVNYTRSDVAESFGPGGRAYLAAYRAKYKSDPVAPQGMNAYVGMQILFEALKEAGSTDMEKVRAVAAKMDKPLGSYPTGSGIKFDKNFQNTRVVTTTVQWQKGNVVTVFPKKAVMSGVVLENLARN, from the coding sequence ATGAAGGCATTTAAACGCGTCGCAGGCGTTGCGCTATTAGCTGGTACTTCGGTGTTTGGACAAATGGCATTTGCCGCCGACCCAATTAAAATCGGCGCCATTAATCCCTACAGCGGTCCTCAAGCGTTGTATGGAACCGAAGTGACGCGTGGGTACGAATTGGCAGTAGATGAAGCCAATGCCGCCGGTGGTGTATTTGGCAGAAAGATCGTATTGGTACGCGGTGACGCCGCTAATCCTCAGCAGGGCATTGCCTCCGTAGAGCAATTAGCCAACAAAGAAAAGGTCGACATGTTTGTCGGCACCTACACCAGCGCGGTCTCCAATGCCGCCAGTGATGCGGCGATGCGGTATAACAAACTGTATTGGGAAACAAACGCGTTGGTCGATAGCCTGACCGAGCGCGGATTGCCCAACTTTATTCGCTCCGGCGCTTACGGCAGCACGTTTGCAAATGGCGCGGCAGATACCGTCCGTGACCTGATTGCGCCCAGGCTTAAAAAGGATGTGAAGGACGTCACCGTCTGGATCGAGCACGAGGACTCGATTTATGGTTCTTCAGTGGCCAAAGAGCAAAAGCGCTTGCTCGAAGCAATGGGCGCAAAAATTGTCGGCGTTGGTGTTCATGCGTCCACTTCGATCGACCTGAATGATACTGTGCTGCGGGCTAAACAGGCACGTCCCGATGTGTTCATCGAAACCGGCTACGTACCGGATGCCAACTTGCTGCTACGCACGGCACGTGACCAAGGCTTCAAACCGCCTGCCATGGTGTTTGTCGGCACGGGTGATACACCGGAAACGTTGGCGTCAGTCGGTGCAGCTTCCCTCGAAGGCGTGCTAGTGGTGAATTACACGCGTAGCGACGTGGCCGAAAGTTTTGGTCCGGGTGGCAGAGCTTATTTAGCGGCGTATCGCGCAAAGTACAAGTCAGATCCCGTCGCGCCGCAGGGAATGAACGCCTATGTCGGCATGCAAATATTGTTCGAAGCGCTTAAAGAAGCAGGCAGCACCGACATGGAAAAGGTACGTGCAGTGGCTGCCAAAATGGATAAACCGTTAGGCAGCTATCCAACCGGTTCTGGTATCAAATTTGACAAAAATTTCCAAAATACACGTGTGGTGACGACCACCGTTCAGTGGCAAAAAGGGAATGTGGTCACGGTATTTCCTAAGAAAGCCGTCATGTCTGGCGTGGTCCTTGAAAACTTGGCGCGCAACTAG